AAATTCTGAGatgttaaatgattttattgttcaATGTCATGATTAATTATACATAacacaaaaaataaattctgactCTTATTGATTATAAACTAACCTCTTAGGCTTCAGATAAATATATGTAAGAAACTAGCTGATTACTGATACCATGAATTCATCGAGACAGATCTAAAGATTTGAGGTTTGAGACATCGGGTTTTGACTCGAAATTTGGGTCTTAAAAGACAAAATTGAATGATGCATATAGCATATAATATATAGCACAACAGCTACAGCGTTAGAGTAATTAATAAGGTGAGGACATTATCAATGGCTGAACAACCAATAAAACAACACCGATATCTCTCAGCAAATGCTCCATCTAAACCTTAGAGAGAACTGAATACATTGAAAGAGGTAGGAAAATTTTACGATAGTGAATTACACTACcatgaattaattataaaacAAAAGAGTAAAATGCATTTGAAGGGGCTGCAATATCAATTCTTATGACACTATAAACAAATTAGCCCCATAGTACGAGTGTACGTTTTTGACGacataaataaaacatttatattCTTAGGAGACAAAGTTTGCATCATGAATAGTGGTTTGTTTGTTTGCGTTTTAACTGTTACTTCTTACACTAACAATTTTTCAAgggaattcaattcattttttttgatGATTACATAGGCATCACTCTGCAGCCTGTTCCCTGCACCATTTGGACATTTGATTCCTCTGATACATATGCTCGTTCAGagacttcatgttttcaaaacTTCACAAAGAGACGtgcttaattgaaaatgaactataaaGATCCAaggcccagttttatagactggtatcatctttaactcaattggaaatgaatttagtAAGCCTccaggttaaagttaataccagtctatagaactgggcccaggggcTGCAGtggctgaaaagttggttagagttaaccagtggatagttgaaaTAGTTGACAATTAAGTCttactatggtattcatcAGCAAGtaatctttaaccaacttttgagcaactgcagacCCAGATATTTCATCAGCGCATTGTCAAGACTTTCACATTACTTTTCGAATGCCTGAAGGGCTGCTGATTGACACCTGATTTACATACATAATATTTAGAACATAATGTCAGAAAATAAGCGAGAAATTCCGTATTTTGTCGTTTGAACGCACAGTTTTTTTTACTGGTCCAGCGGTAATCGTTTTATGATGTGAATACCAGAATCGGTATAAACCGGATCGCTGATCTCGTTCTCTTTCAAATTAAACGACACTTCCTCAAACGGTTTCTGCATTTGGCCACGCCCGAACGGTCCGAGGTCTCCGCCCTTTTTAGCCGACGAACAATCGCTTTCGACACTCGCTAGATCAGCGAATGAAACTTCACCAGATACGATACGTCGACGAAATCCTGAAAAATACCGAGACAACAGTGTCACTTCAGACAGCCACTAGACGGCGCCACTTCTCCCCTATCTCCTTTTACTGATATACTTATCTCATATTCATCAGACTTAATCtcaatgatgacttacacttagtaaatggAATAGGCATGAATGAGTTTGCAGCAGGTGAATGGAGAACTGTCtttgtttcaaatataaaaatttatgtttttttttcacgaatcatgcGTTGTTTAATTAAAACGTGTGGTCACTAGCCTATATTAATTCCCGAGAGTTTTCCCATTTTTTACCAAAATTTGTCACATTCTCAGActctgagttttccaggtcagcaGCCACATTCACCAGAACTGTTCATAGGCaagaatgaaaaataccttCTAATATTTCGAGCGCTTCCTCTTTAGATCTGGTGATAACGTCCTCTTTCCACGATGAAGGTCGCCTCGATTCAGCGTGTTTAACCAATAAATGAGCGCAACGCACCTACAAATATATACCATCATAATATATCCCCCAACGGTCGAGCAACTTACGCTTTTTTGGTGGGGAAATGgcatatttctaaaataaacaAACCTGATCTGATGCTGGTTCGGTCGGTTTCTCCCACTGACTATGTTTCGTGTATGAATTCAGATAGTAGACTTTACCTGAGAAAAAAAGGACATTAAGTATTCAAAATTCACACCGTACGATATCGCCCCCTGCCGCCAATTAGGCGAACCAAATACAATTTCAAAGACGTTTTTACATAAATAAGGTAATTATACGTGTTAATTTGTTGCTTCGCGTCGACAGAAATGACGGGTACTATTATTTGCATCATCTAATGCAGGTATATGATAGGTATTTACCCGTAGACCGGCTATCTTTGGCTATCCATCCGTCGGGTAGCGGTCCAACATtgtccgccattttgataattcaatcTGTTACTAACTCGCCATCTATCGGCAAATGAACGAGCTACTTAATAAAGATGCGGTGACCAGTGAAGAAAAGGAAATAAAAGGCACACAAACTAATTTGCAGCTAAACGGGCCTGTTGATATTTAGGACTCTAGTAGGGCCTTTGTATCCAAAGTTTTCAATTTAGTCTGTCCAGTGTCGAGCATGTCCAGTGCTGTTTAGCAGGTAACAAGGAACTTCTCGCGGTTCTCGTTATCAAGTAGGTGGGGACTAAGCGTGTGACACTTATGGCTACCCTAAAAGCAAGCGAAACTCCTATCAACCCAACATTTTCCCAACAAGGCAAGCCCaactaaaacaaaaatcaaccactgaaagaattgaattgattttagatggcagcactagcCGGTATACGAACCGAAGATTTTTGCAATAGGGCgaagttgtttttattttgggTAATTTAGACATTTTCTCGCTGTATTAATCAAAGAAAGCTTGTAAGAATGGCTGAAGGAGGCCATTTGACTCCTACAGCTGTCGCAGTGTCAGAAACAATCGTTAAGACTGATTCTTCAAGCGATCAGGTAAAAAtagtaaatcaattcaatttattttaattttaaaaattaaaatattgcAATTAATTTGCCTTTGGAAAACGTGAGGAATTTCCAACTTACTTTTGATTCCAATTTTCCTTTGATCTTGATATCTGTGAGACTGTGTATCTATTGAGTTCTGATAATATTTACAGCGTTTAAACTCTGCCCCTGATCTGGACCCGATCTGTCGCCTCCACTCTCTACTCAACTCTGTCCTGTGGACCCTCCTGTCGCTGGTGGATCtcactttttgaattttgatttgtaGGATTTGCGAAGTCCGAGTGTTGTCCTAAAGTTGCGCAAACCGAAAAACGATCGTAAAGTATCTTGGACCGACGATACGATAGACAACGAAATGCTCGggaaaaagaaatctaaatgtaagaatCATGAATATCtcgaaaaatctttttaattataaACTCGGATTAATTAGTTCTTATCGTTTTACTTTCTGATAATCAGTAATCCGGTATTTTACAAGGCCTAGTAACTCATGGGTAAATCGTTTCTTGAAGCGAAATTAATTAAGATTAATCAACGCTGTTTTTCCAAGTGGCAACAAAGCGAGACATCGAAGCAGATAAGAATAGGCTGTAAAGCCTCAGAGTCGAAGTTATCAGGAAAAAAGTTGAGGGACTTGTCGTgattgatagtgaatggataAAACCAGTGACCAACTTCACTTTATCTGACAGTATCCGGTTTGCAATACTGGggttggtcattgatactggttttatttattcaccctcaattatatcatttcctattctagtacctagccgtcattccacagttgtagggaaccggtaacaacagctggtattcagactaatcATTTCCCGGTGAGTTGAGTCAAAAGCCGCCCTCTGATCTCTTGTTGTTCGTTATTGTAGGTTGTTGTATTTATGAAAAACCAAAGTTATTCGGAGAATCGTCCGGTGAAgaggatgatgatgacgattgTACCGGACATTGTCGCGGTCAcaagaaaaaatgtttccGCCCTCAACCGGACTCAAATCAAAGAGGTCAGTTTTCATTCAACCCACTGAAATAGTTTACTGGATACTGAAACAAGAATCAGGAAATTAAAAGTTTTTCCTAAATTTGGCTGTAAAATCTGTCATATTTGAGAGTTGACTGGTGTTAGGAATCCACAGAAGATTGGACTGGTTTCACAGATTCTAGTGTATTTTGAGtggaattattgaattatttgagTTTCATTTAGCTGACTGAATTACTAGTCTCTAGACCGAAgtaaagtcaaatttcatttgaagttAAAAATTGCTCAATTTGTTTCAACTCTATAACTTAATTTTGAACGAGAATCAAACAATTTAGTTTAACTATCGTAGAACCaacatttgatgaatgaaataattagATTCAATTTTCGATTATTTTGTAGGTGCAGATGATATGGATAATAGTGAACAACCCGGTGAAACGTAGTAAATCAAACTAGTCATCGGTGTGTTCGTCTAAAGCAGCACTCAGGTCGCCCTACGACGCGACGCAACTGAAGACCACGAGTTGTAACCGCGCTCAGGTCGCTTACAACTAGAACTAGAAGCGACCGGCAGCAACGGGATTGAAACGTTCAACGCTAATCAGTGCGCGCTCAGGTCGCCCTACGACCGTCGCTGCAATGCGCGATTCAATTGATCATGTGATCTGTTCAAAATGGCGCCGCCCATGTTCAATTGATCATGTGATCTGTTCAAAATGACTATAGTACTTCCCTACAACGCGGAAATCAGTTGCAGTAGCGCTCAGGTCGACAAAAACGCTGTACAACTAGTGGTAGTCGCTGCGACGCGTTGCTGAAAGTTCAACATGTTCAACTCATAGCGACTGGCAGTTTTTGCGTCGCCGACCCGTCGCTGTC
This Tubulanus polymorphus chromosome 7, tnTubPoly1.2, whole genome shotgun sequence DNA region includes the following protein-coding sequences:
- the LOC141908286 gene encoding peptidyl-prolyl cis-trans isomerase NIMA-interacting 1-like — protein: MADNVGPLPDGWIAKDSRSTGKVYYLNSYTKHSQWEKPTEPASDQVRCAHLLVKHAESRRPSSWKEDVITRSKEEALEILEGFRRRIVSGEVSFADLASVESDCSSAKKGGDLGPFGRGQMQKPFEEVSFNLKENEISDPVYTDSGIHIIKRLPLDQ
- the LOC141908504 gene encoding E3 ubiquitin-protein ligase PPP1R11-like, encoding MAEGGHLTPTAVAVSETIVKTDSSSDQDLRSPSVVLKLRKPKNDRKVSWTDDTIDNEMLGKKKSKCCCIYEKPKLFGESSGEEDDDDDCTGHCRGHKKKCFRPQPDSNQRGADDMDNSEQPGET